The genomic interval CGCGGAGGTGCTGTCGCAGGCCGTCCCGCGCTACTTCCCGCACGAGCACGCGCCCCTCCCCATCCCCGGGACAGAAGGACTGTTCGCCGTTCCGCTGGGCCGCGAGGGCGCCTCTGCCGTGGGCCTGCTGCTGGTCTGGGTCAACGGCCCCACGCTGCCCTCCGAGGTCGCTTGGGTCGCGGCCCATGCGGGGCCCTTCCTCGCCAGGCAGGTCACCTCTGGTCCGCTGGGCCTCGGTGGTGGCGCGCTGTTCCGCCACATCATCGACGCGGTGACGGACCCGGTGCTGCTGACGGACCTGGATGGGCGGCTGCGCCTGGCCAACGCACGCGCGGAGTCCCTGCTGGTCGCAAGCCCCGACGCGAGCCACGGCCGCAAGCGCGCCGTGCACCTCAACCAGCGCGTGTTCACCACCGCGGTGGCCAGCACCGCGCGAGGCCCCGTCCCAGGCGTGAGCTGGCGCGAAGTTCCTCTCGTGGACCCGGCGGAGGGACTGGACCTGCTCTTCGAGCTCGTCGGCACCCGCGTGTATGCCCCCGACGGCCAAGAGGCCATGGTGAGCGTGCTGCGCAACGTGACGGACCTGGGCCGGGCAACGCAGGCCCTGGGCGAGAGCTATCGCCGCCTGCGCGCCACCGAGCGCGAGGCCCGCAGCGAGCGCCATCGCCTGGACCGGGTGCTCGACTCCGTGGCGGACCCCATCATCCTGTCCAACCCCACGGGCGGCGCGGTGATGATGAACGAGCCCGCGGAGAAGCTCTTCACGCTCCCCTCGGAGGGAGGCCGGGCCGCGCAGCGCCGCGTGCGCTCCAACGACGCCGTGTTCTCCTCGTTCCTCGCCAACCTGCTGGACACCGGAGGCGGCCCCCGTTGGCGCGGGCAGCTCAACATGGTGGACCCGACCAGCGGCGCCACCCGTCCCATGGAGGCGGTGGCCACCAAGGTCCTGGGGGACGGAGGAGAGCTGACGGGCATCGTCACGCTCTTCCAGGACCGGGGCGAAGCGCTGGAGAAGGCGCGCCTCCTGGAGCGGCTCAAGGAGGTCTCCACGTTGCTGGAGGCTCGCGTGCAGGTGGCCACCGCGGAGCTCGCCGAACAGAACGAGAAGCTGCGCCGCCAGGCCATCCAACTGGAGCAGGCCAGCGCGGCCAAGTCGCAGTTCCTGGCCAACATGTCCCACGAGTTCCGCACGCCGCTCAATGCCATCCTCGGCTACACCAACATGCTGCTGCAGGGCGTGTCGGGCGAGCTCACCCCCATCCAGCGGCGCAACCTGACACGCATCGACTCCAACGGCCGGCACCTGCTGGAGGTCATCAACGAAATCCTCGACATCACCCGCATCGAGGCGGGGAGGATGCCGCTGCACCTGTCGGACTTCGGTATCCCAGAGCTGCTGCAGGAGGTCATGGCGGAGATGGACCCCATCATCCTCCGCAGCAAGCTGACGGTGAGCACACACCTGGGTACGAAACTGCCCCAGGTCCACAGCGACCGGCAGAAGGTGAAGCAGGTCGTTCTCAACCTCCTGTCCAACGCGCTGAAGTTCACCCACGAGGGTTCGGTGAACGTGTCGGCGGAGTACGCCACGGCCTCCTCCATGCTCAGCGTCGCCGTGACGGATACCGGGATTGGCATCGACCCGGCCTATCAGGAGAAGATTTTCGAGGACTTCCAACAGGTGGACAGCTCGCCCACCCGGGCCTATGGGGGCACCGGGCTCGGGTTGTCCATCTGCCGTCGTCTGGCCGACATGCTGGGGGGACGCGTCACCCTCCAGAGTTCCCCGGGGCAGGGGTCGACCTTCACGCTCCACTTTCCACGACGCCCGAGGCGGACATGACGAATCCCTCCCCGAACCTCCAGCCGCTCGTGCTCGTCGTCGACGACTACGACGATGCGCGGGAGATGTACGCGGAGTACCTCGAGTTCTCCGGGTTCCGCGTGGCGCAGGCGAGAAACGGCCAGGAGGCGTTGGACCAGGCCTTCGCGCTCGCGCCGGACATCATCCTCATGGACCTGTCGCTGCCCGTCATCGACGGCTGGGAAGCCACGCGCCGGCTGAAGAACGATGACCGCACGCGCACCATCCCCGTGGTGGCCCTCACCGGACATGCGCTGACGGGCCAGTCGGATGAGGCCCGGGGCGCGGGGTGCGACTCGTTCGTCACCAAGCCCTGCCTCCCCGATGAGCTGGTCACCGAGGTCCGCACCCTGCTCGCTCAGCGCGCGGTCGCGGTGTCCCGCTAGGGTGCCCCATGACGAGGACCTCCCGCCCCTCCAGCAAGGCCCGGACACAAGGCCGGCGCGGGACACCCGCGAGGGCGGAGTCACCCTCCCGCGAGCGCAAGCCACGGCGCGGTGCCTCCGCCAGCGCTCCCAAGACGCGCCCCCCCACGAAGAAGGCCAGGTCCCTGCGGAAGAAGGCCTCGCGTGGCCCCAGGATACGGGAGGTCGTTGACATCCAGGAGGACTTCAGAGGTCCATGGTATCTCCACGGGGTTGCCCGCGCGAAGGGGCTCGCGAAGCTGGGGGCGCTGGGGCTGGGCATGCCACCGGCCCGGATTCACGTGATGAAGGAGGGCACGCTGGCCGCCCTCGTGTCGCCCATCCCCACGCACCGGGTGGACCCGACGCGGGCGAACCTGCTGGCCCACCAGCGCGCCACCGAGGTCATCCTCCGCGAGCACACGCTGCTGCCCGTGGCCTTCGGCACCGTGCTGAGCTCCCGGGCCCAGGTTCAACAGCTGCTGCGCGCCGCGAAGGGGGTGCTCACCACCGCCCTGAACGCGCTGGAGGGCAAGGTGGAGCTGGGCCTCAAGGTGCTGCACCATCGCGAGCACCTGTCGCGGCGCATGGAGATGGAGGACTTCAGTCTGCGGCGCCGCGCGGGAGAGCCCGAAGGCGAGCACGAGCGGCGGCTGGGGCACGCGGTGGAGCTGCGCGCCTCACTCGACATGGCCGCGATGTTGGAGAGCCTGCGCCCGCTGGCCGCGGCCTCGCGCATCCGAGCGCCCGTGGGGGAGCGGATGCTGCTCAACGCGGCCTTCCTCGTCGAGCGGGAGAAGGTGCCCGCCTTCGAGGCGAAGGTCCGAACGCTGGCCGCGCGCTCGGACCTCTACGCCTTCCGCTTCACCGGGCCGTGGCCCGCGTACAGCTTCGTCGACGTGAGGTTCGGCCTGGACGAGGGGACTGTCCCCGCCGCCTCACGGACCGCCGGCTGACGACACCGGCGTCGTCACCCGCGCGACCTCCGCGGCCAACGGGTCCACTCCCGCGGGGAGACGGACCCAGCCGCTGGTGTGCTCCGTGCGCGCGAAGAAGCCGTCCATCGCGCGCGCCACGGTGAGCGTGCCCAGGGCCTTGCCACCGCGCTTGTACTCGACGCGGAAGGACTCCGTCGGCTCGCCCCCCGCGGGCAGCTCATCCCGGCCCAGCAGGTCCAACGGAACCAGCCGCCACACGCGGTCATGCCAGTTGCGGGTGAACTCGTCCGGCTTGTCCGGCGACTCCTCCGGCGCCAGCGCGACGGGGTTGGGCGCCTTGCCGCTCGCGGTGAAGGAGCGCGAGACACCGCCCGAGGTGATGACCACCGCGTCGAAGTCCCCCAGGTCGAACAAGTGCATCCGCCGGTCCACCAGGCGGCTGCTCGCGTTCTCCAGGTCCGGCAGCAGCGCGGGGCCCAACAGGAAGACCTGTCCGTCCGACTCGCGGCGCAGGTACGGCGTTCCCCAGCCGCCCGTCGTCGAGGCCAGCGTGTAGGACTCCGCCTTTCCGCCCAACGTCAGCGTCAGCTTGCGCTGCGAGGTGGTCAGCCCCACCTCCTCCAATTTCTTCGCGTCGAGCACACCCAGCGAACGCGTGGCGCGCAGCGGGGCGAAGCGGGGGAAGAGCTTCTGCGCCACCTCGTTGGCCCGCAGGTCGCGAGGAGGCGGAGGCGGCGTGGAGCCTGTGGCCTCGGGGCCCTGCGCCACCGCCGTGCCGCCGTCCCCAGCCTGCGTGCCACCATCCGCGTCCGAAGCCATGGCTTCCGGAGGAAGGGGCCGGGCGGGCTTGTAGCCCAGGCGAACCCACAGCAGGTCCCGGTCCTGCGCGTCGCGGAACAGCTCGACGAAGCGGGCCTCGTCCTCGAAGCGCACGCGGTCCAACGCACGCGCCGGGAGCTCCACCACCGTCACGTCACCGGGAGCACCCGAGGGCGTCCGCTGCCACACCAGATAGGCGGCCACCAGGGCCACCGCCGCGAGGGCGCCCTGGAGCGCCAGGTCCCGGGCCTTCATCGCTCACCTCCCGCCGCCACCGTGGCGCGCGGAGCACGACGGCCTCGCCGCCGCGTCGTCACGAAGCCCACCGCCAGCACCAGCGCCGGGGCCAGGAAGACGGTGGCGTAGAACCACGCCACGTCCTGCTCCCGCGTGTGCTGGATGGGCACGTCCTCCTCGGTGGACACCACGCCGGACACGGCCTCTTCACCCGTCAGCCAGCGCAGCGAGTCCAACACCAGGTACTCGTTGCCCAGGTTGGTCAGCACCATGTCGCTCATCGCATCCGCGTCCGCCATGACGATGGCGCGCATGGACACCTTGCCGGCCGGCGCGGGCTCCTCCACCGCGACCACCAGCGGCCACGTCCGCCGCATCTCTCCCGCGTCGTGCGTGAAGTTCCCATTCGCATCCGCGAACGTGGCGCCGTGAGCACGCACGGAGATGTCGTGCATGATGCCGTTGGGCAGCGGCTGAAGCTGGTCCATCGCGCCCGCGCCGATGAGCGCCACCGCCGCCTGTCCCCCCAACGCCGACAGCGACGTGACGGACGGATGCGAGCTGAAGCCCACCGAGCCCAGGTTGCCCCGGTCGCTCTGCTGACGCGTGGTGCGGAAGTACACCTGGTCGTTCGCCAGCGGCGTGCCCAGGTACTTCAGGCCCAGCGGCTCCAAGAGCTTCTCGAAGCGCGGGCCCTCCGGCTCCAGCGCCAGCCACAACCGGCCGCCGCGCTTGAGGTACTCGCGCACGGCGGTGGTCTCCTCTGGGAGGAAGTCACGCGTGGCGCCCAGCACCACCAGCGCCGCCGCGTCGGCGGGAACCTCCTGCCCAAGTCCCTCCGAGACGCTCAGCGAACGCACGTCCACGTTCTGCGAGCGCAGGACTTCCTTGAGCTGCGCGACGGACGGCTTCGGCGTCTCGCCCGGCACCGGCCGCGTGTCCGCGCGCTCGCCGTGGCCCGCAGTGAAGTAGACGACGCGACGGGGCTTCGCCACCGTCATGAGCCGCCGCTGGACCTCCTGGTCCAACCGCTGCAACTGCCCTCGGGAGCGGTCCAGCTCCAGCCCCACCGTGAGGGGCTCCTTGCGCTCGCCCCGGGCCAGCACGACGGTGCCGTTGTTGTGCACGCCCAGGAGCCTGGCGCGCGTGGGCTCCACGGCCTGGTCCAGCCACTCCACGTTGAGCAACTGGGGACTCTCCACCGACAGGTCGCGGAAGTACTGCCGCACCGCCTCACCCACCTCGTTCGAGGGCGGGAAGAAGAGCGTCACCTGCAAGGGCTCGTTGAGTCCGCGCACCACCTTGCGCGTGGAGTCCCCGGGCTTCGCGGTGCGGAAGTACGACAGGTCCCACGTCGTGTTCGCCTGCGTGACGACGAACACCGTCGCGAAGGCGAAGATGAGCACGAAGGACATGCCCAGTCCGGAGTACAGCGCGCTGCGCGCACGCCCCGTCTCCAGCACCGGCGCGCGCGCCATGGCCTGGACCGCGACCTCCACCAGCACCAGCGG from Myxococcus stipitatus carries:
- a CDS encoding ATP-binding protein; protein product: MVSPSPLPTAHATSADARLALAEQLLTCDAARGCARAVVEWLAAHAPSPAVACLTRDEPGGRMGCLASVGLTEAHHAALTESLDVHAAHPLAEVLSQAVPRYFPHEHAPLPIPGTEGLFAVPLGREGASAVGLLLVWVNGPTLPSEVAWVAAHAGPFLARQVTSGPLGLGGGALFRHIIDAVTDPVLLTDLDGRLRLANARAESLLVASPDASHGRKRAVHLNQRVFTTAVASTARGPVPGVSWREVPLVDPAEGLDLLFELVGTRVYAPDGQEAMVSVLRNVTDLGRATQALGESYRRLRATEREARSERHRLDRVLDSVADPIILSNPTGGAVMMNEPAEKLFTLPSEGGRAAQRRVRSNDAVFSSFLANLLDTGGGPRWRGQLNMVDPTSGATRPMEAVATKVLGDGGELTGIVTLFQDRGEALEKARLLERLKEVSTLLEARVQVATAELAEQNEKLRRQAIQLEQASAAKSQFLANMSHEFRTPLNAILGYTNMLLQGVSGELTPIQRRNLTRIDSNGRHLLEVINEILDITRIEAGRMPLHLSDFGIPELLQEVMAEMDPIILRSKLTVSTHLGTKLPQVHSDRQKVKQVVLNLLSNALKFTHEGSVNVSAEYATASSMLSVAVTDTGIGIDPAYQEKIFEDFQQVDSSPTRAYGGTGLGLSICRRLADMLGGRVTLQSSPGQGSTFTLHFPRRPRRT
- a CDS encoding response regulator, translating into MTNPSPNLQPLVLVVDDYDDAREMYAEYLEFSGFRVAQARNGQEALDQAFALAPDIILMDLSLPVIDGWEATRRLKNDDRTRTIPVVALTGHALTGQSDEARGAGCDSFVTKPCLPDELVTEVRTLLAQRAVAVSR
- a CDS encoding GvpL/GvpF family gas vesicle protein, producing MTRTSRPSSKARTQGRRGTPARAESPSRERKPRRGASASAPKTRPPTKKARSLRKKASRGPRIREVVDIQEDFRGPWYLHGVARAKGLAKLGALGLGMPPARIHVMKEGTLAALVSPIPTHRVDPTRANLLAHQRATEVILREHTLLPVAFGTVLSSRAQVQQLLRAAKGVLTTALNALEGKVELGLKVLHHREHLSRRMEMEDFSLRRRAGEPEGEHERRLGHAVELRASLDMAAMLESLRPLAAASRIRAPVGERMLLNAAFLVEREKVPAFEAKVRTLAARSDLYAFRFTGPWPAYSFVDVRFGLDEGTVPAASRTAG
- a CDS encoding Gldg family protein — protein: MSSRPMGQGWMTTLMFVTGLLAVFIGERILGVGTGRGLMSGAGVAAVVLAMGWRFAVSRGASVDRRTVDGWVLGLYGLGLAALALYFLQSDLGTSLFGARLSMKSPKLAVVLAALYPALLTCCLAPLVLVEVAVQAMARAPVLETGRARSALYSGLGMSFVLIFAFATVFVVTQANTTWDLSYFRTAKPGDSTRKVVRGLNEPLQVTLFFPPSNEVGEAVRQYFRDLSVESPQLLNVEWLDQAVEPTRARLLGVHNNGTVVLARGERKEPLTVGLELDRSRGQLQRLDQEVQRRLMTVAKPRRVVYFTAGHGERADTRPVPGETPKPSVAQLKEVLRSQNVDVRSLSVSEGLGQEVPADAAALVVLGATRDFLPEETTAVREYLKRGGRLWLALEPEGPRFEKLLEPLGLKYLGTPLANDQVYFRTTRQQSDRGNLGSVGFSSHPSVTSLSALGGQAAVALIGAGAMDQLQPLPNGIMHDISVRAHGATFADANGNFTHDAGEMRRTWPLVVAVEEPAPAGKVSMRAIVMADADAMSDMVLTNLGNEYLVLDSLRWLTGEEAVSGVVSTEEDVPIQHTREQDVAWFYATVFLAPALVLAVGFVTTRRRGRRAPRATVAAGGER